In Balearica regulorum gibbericeps isolate bBalReg1 chromosome 2, bBalReg1.pri, whole genome shotgun sequence, one DNA window encodes the following:
- the DSG2 gene encoding desmoglein-2 isoform X2 translates to MSRCPAAAVRLLVLLICLNYGNGLYVKVYNRNGKSGMLSHPNSLLRQKREWTVPPAFIWEEQDNAYKNPIARIHSDLEDTGIVVTYTISGQGVTEPPYGLFVINGKTGDLNITGIVDREKTPILLLRGHALDKTGAKLEEPIDLPIKVLDRNDNSPVFSHETFFGSIEELSETGTIVMRINATDADEPNNPNSKIAFKILSQSPSAAFSIDKHTGEVRVAKINLDRETQSSYSLVVEAKDRDGASDGNAATSSLEIKILDVNDNVPVVENSAFEVSIEENKANVEILRIKVIDKDEEFSDNWLANFSFVSGNEGGFFHIVTDNRTNEGILTVVKELDYEKMQSLHLGFVVTNKAEFHKSIKHSYKAQRIPIRVHVVNVQEGPIFPGGTKIIEASENLQIRQVIGQYQAYDEDTGKIAERIVYMKGRDTANWITVDTVTAEIRLAKQLDYESSHVVNGTYTITVLGVTTDVPRKTITGTVVIQVKDENDNCPFIVNAVQTVCSDAKLVNVTANDLDGYPNSDPFSFTVIDQPEGTAKNWIIASENGTSIQLVPQNLKLGRTEVPLLIKDFQGLSCGQTQSLQLTVCKCTGDGVCKEKIVGTKSVGLGPGAIALIILAFLLLLLIPLLLLLCPCGSRAKGFAVISDYSEAMLRQWNSEGAAPEEKALLSLISATALGNSKGATGGAAAAAGTAGATAAGAGMSGEETAAGGGSSASHVREHHSMITKERWEEQRHLLSGAEYGTMAAGGVEGMAGMEGKTVVAGGGVTVGAAGAMNEEFLRDYFNDKAISFADEDEAQAASDCLLVYSQGESGSPHGSVGCCSFIEGDLDDHFLDDLGDKFKTLAEICIGRQINMKDGSSRNESGFGLNDTKSRFLDQQNASSSEQAFASGSRFQPTPPVYTGRGAGEDTVSKEVVTETTFASRSGQHGNQSLPTAHAETNFTVMETSYSAGAPDYSAVRFLEPQFKENVVVTERVLAPASSLQGMVEIPDLPHGSNVVVTERMVKSEGARAGALMVQDLPDSQYVVVRERERVLVPAAEQGSLSFPAVAEGRSVVVNERVVTASGMQGRAEEAVGAGSGRQEHALITDSLLNQGGSNIEGTSSASATLSKSSRVTKYSTVQYTRS, encoded by the exons ATCTGTCTGAATTATGGAAATGGACTCTATGTGAAG GTTTATAATCGAAATGGCAAGAGTGGCATGTTGTCTCACCCCAACAGCCTACTGAGACAGAAGCGAGAATGGACAGTCCCTCCGGCTTTCATATGGGAAGAGCAGGACAATGCTTATAAGAATCCAATTGCTAGA ATACATTCTGATCTGGAAGATACAGGGATAGTGGTGACTTATACTATATCCGGTCAAGGAGTAACAGAACCCCCTTATGGATTATTTGTTATCAATGGAAAGACTGGAGACCTGAACATAACAGGAATAGTTGACAGAGAAAAGACTCCAATTCTGCTT CTCAGAGGTCACGCACTAGATAAGACTGGAGCAAAACTGGAAGAGCCAATAGACCTCCCAATTAAAGTCCTGGACAGAAATGACAATTCTCCAGTGTTTTCACATGAAACCTTTTTTGGTTCAATTGAAGAATTAAGTGAAACAg gTACAATTGTAATGAGGATAAATGCAACAGATGCAGATGAACCAAATAACCCAAATTCCAAAATTGCTTTCAAGATCCTTTCCCAAAGCCCTAGTGCTGCATTCAGTATAGATAAGCATACTGGCGAGGTTCGAGTAGCAAAAATAAACCTTGACAGAGAG ACACAAAGTAGCTATTCTTTAGTGGTGGAAGCAAAAGACCGTGATGGTGCTTCAGATGGGAATGCTGCAACATCATCTTTAGAAATCAAGATTTTGGATGTCAATGACAATGTGCCTGTGGTTGAAAATAGCGCA TTTGAAGTAAGCATcgaagaaaacaaagcaaatgtggAAATTCTGCGAATAAAAGTAATTGACAAAGATGAAGAGTTTTCTGATAACTGGTTGGCGaacttttcatttgtttctggtAATGAAGGCGGCTTTTTTCATATAGTAACAGATAACCGAACAAATGAAGGAATTTTGACTGTTGTGAAG GAGCTGGattatgaaaaaatgcaaagcctgCACTTGGGCTTTGTTGTTACAAACAAAGCAGAATTCCACAAGTCAATTAAACACAGTTATAAAGCACAAAGAATTCCAATCAGAGTTCATGTGGTTAATGTGCAGGAAGGCCCTATATTCCCTGGTGGCACAAAAATTATTGAAGCAAGTGAGAACCTACAGATAAGACAAGTTATTGGACAGTATCAAGCCTATGATGAAGACACTGGAAAAATAGCAGAGCGCATTGT ATACATGAAAGGAAGAGATACAGCAAACTGGATCACAGTAGACACAGTCACAGCTGAAATCCGACTTGCCAAACAACTCGATTACGAATCGTCTCATGTAGTAAATGGTACCTACACTATCACCGTGTTGGGTGTAACTACTG atGTTCCTAGGAAAACGATCACCGGCACAGTCGTTATTCAAGTTAAAGATGAGAATGATAACTGCCCATTTATTGTGAATGCTGTGCAGACTGTGTGTTCAGATGCAAAATTAGTTAATGTTACAGCTAATGATTTGGATGGTTACCCAAACAGTGATCCCTTCAGCTTTACTGTCATTGATCAACCAGAAGGAACAGCAAAAAATTGGATAATTGCATCTGAAAATG gCACCAGCATACAGCTGGTACCACAAAACCTGAAGCTGGGCAGAACTGAAGTTCCCCTCCTGATAAAGGATTTCCAAGGGTTGAGCTGTGGTCAAACACAGTCTCTACAACTGACTGTTTGTAAGTGTACGGGTGACGGCGTATGCAAAGAGAAGATTGTTGGCACTAAGTCTGTGGGTCTGGGACCAGGAGCAATTGCACTAATCATCTTggcatttttacttttgctgc TTATTCCACTGTTACTGCTGCTGTGTCCCTGCGGCTCGAGAGCGAAGGGATTTGCTGTGATATCGGACTACAGCGAAGCGATGTTGCGTCAGTGGAACAGCGAAGGGGCAGCTCCTGAGGAGAAGGCAT TGCTAAGCCTCATCTCAGCCACCGCGCTGGGGAACTCAAAAGGAGCGACCGGCggagcagcagcggcagcgggAACAGCAggagcaacagcagcaggagcaggaatgAGTGGAGAGGAAACTgcggcaggaggaggcagctctgcctctcaTGTGAGAGAGCATCACAGCATGATCACCAAGGAAAGATGGGAAGAGCAAAGACATCTCCTTTCTGGTGCTGAATATGGAACCATGGCAGCTGGAGGGGTTGAAGGCATGGCAGGTATGGAAGGCAAGACAGTGGTGGCTGGAGGAGGAGTCAcagtgggagcagcaggagccatgaatgaagaatttttaagaGACTACTTCAATGAT AAAGCTATCTCTTTCGCGGACGAAGATGAAGCCCAAGCTGCAAGCGACTGTCTCCTCGTTTATTCCCAGGGAGAGTCAGGCTCCCCTCATGGCTCTGTCGGCTGCTGCAGCTTTATTGAGGGTGATCTTGATGACCATTTCCTTGATGATTTAGGAGACAAATTTAAGACTCTAGCAGAAATATGCATAGGCAGACAAATCAACATGAAAGATGGTAGCTCCAGGAATGAATCAGGTTTCGGTCTTAATGACACCAAGTCACGGTTCTTAGATCAGCAAAATGCTTCCAGCTCTGAACAAGCCTTTGCCTCAGGCAGCCGCTTCCAGCCCACCCCACCAGTGTACACGGGCAGAGGTGCAGGGGAAGACACGGTGTCCAAGGAGGTCGTCACAGAAACAACCTTTGCATCCCGGTCTGGGCAGCACGGCAACCAGTCCCTTCCCACAGCCCATGCAGAGACCAATTTCACCGTGATGGAAACATCCTACTCTGCGGGGGCTCCCGACTACTCAGCCGTTCGCTTTCTAGAGCCCCAGTTTAAGGAGAACGTAGTAGTGACAGAGAGAGTGCTGGCACCCGCGTCGAGCTTGCAGGGTATGGTGGAAATCCCCGACTTGCCGCACGGAAGTAATGTGGTGGTTACAGAGAGGATGGTGAAGTCAGAGGGCGCCAGAGCAGGAGCCCTGATGGTTCAGGATCTCCCTGACTCCCAGTATGTCGTGGTGAGGGAGCGGGAGAGGGTGCTTgtgcctgctgcagagcagggctcgCTCAGCTTCCCCGCGGTGGCGGAGGGGCGCAGCGTGGTGGTGAACGAAAGGGTGGTGACAGCCTCAGGGATGCAGGGCAGAGCCGAAGAGGCGGTGGGTGCTGGCTCGGGAAGGCAAGAGCATGCGTTGATCACAGACTCCTTGCTTAACCAGGGGGGCTCCAATATAGAGGGGACGTCTTCTGCCAGCGCCACGCTGAGCAAGTCTTCCAGGGTCACCAAATACAGCACGGTGCAGTACACTCGCTCGTAG
- the DSG2 gene encoding desmoglein-2 isoform X1: MSRCPAAAVRLLVLLICLNYGNGLYVKVYNRNGKSGMLSHPNSLLRQKREWTVPPAFIWEEQDNAYKNPIARIHSDLEDTGIVVTYTISGQGVTEPPYGLFVINGKTGDLNITGIVDREKTPILLLRGHALDKTGAKLEEPIDLPIKVLDRNDNSPVFSHETFFGSIEELSETGTIVMRINATDADEPNNPNSKIAFKILSQSPSAAFSIDKHTGEVRVAKINLDRETQSSYSLVVEAKDRDGASDGNAATSSLEIKILDVNDNVPVVENSAFEVSIEENKANVEILRIKVIDKDEEFSDNWLANFSFVSGNEGGFFHIVTDNRTNEGILTVVKELDYEKMQSLHLGFVVTNKAEFHKSIKHSYKAQRIPIRVHVVNVQEGPIFPGGTKIIEASENLQIRQVIGQYQAYDEDTGKIAERIVYMKGRDTANWITVDTVTAEIRLAKQLDYESSHVVNGTYTITVLGVTTDVPRKTITGTVVIQVKDENDNCPFIVNAVQTVCSDAKLVNVTANDLDGYPNSDPFSFTVIDQPEGTAKNWIIASENGTSIQLVPQNLKLGRTEVPLLIKDFQGLSCGQTQSLQLTVCKCTGDGVCKEKIVGTKSVGLGPGAIALIILAFLLLLLIPLLLLLCPCGSRAKGFAVISDYSEAMLRQWNSEGAAPEEKSVLSLISATALGNSKGATGGAAAAAGTAGATAAGAGMSGEETAAGGGSSASHVREHHSMITKERWEEQRHLLSGAEYGTMAAGGVEGMAGMEGKTVVAGGGVTVGAAGAMNEEFLRDYFNDKAISFADEDEAQAASDCLLVYSQGESGSPHGSVGCCSFIEGDLDDHFLDDLGDKFKTLAEICIGRQINMKDGSSRNESGFGLNDTKSRFLDQQNASSSEQAFASGSRFQPTPPVYTGRGAGEDTVSKEVVTETTFASRSGQHGNQSLPTAHAETNFTVMETSYSAGAPDYSAVRFLEPQFKENVVVTERVLAPASSLQGMVEIPDLPHGSNVVVTERMVKSEGARAGALMVQDLPDSQYVVVRERERVLVPAAEQGSLSFPAVAEGRSVVVNERVVTASGMQGRAEEAVGAGSGRQEHALITDSLLNQGGSNIEGTSSASATLSKSSRVTKYSTVQYTRS; the protein is encoded by the exons ATCTGTCTGAATTATGGAAATGGACTCTATGTGAAG GTTTATAATCGAAATGGCAAGAGTGGCATGTTGTCTCACCCCAACAGCCTACTGAGACAGAAGCGAGAATGGACAGTCCCTCCGGCTTTCATATGGGAAGAGCAGGACAATGCTTATAAGAATCCAATTGCTAGA ATACATTCTGATCTGGAAGATACAGGGATAGTGGTGACTTATACTATATCCGGTCAAGGAGTAACAGAACCCCCTTATGGATTATTTGTTATCAATGGAAAGACTGGAGACCTGAACATAACAGGAATAGTTGACAGAGAAAAGACTCCAATTCTGCTT CTCAGAGGTCACGCACTAGATAAGACTGGAGCAAAACTGGAAGAGCCAATAGACCTCCCAATTAAAGTCCTGGACAGAAATGACAATTCTCCAGTGTTTTCACATGAAACCTTTTTTGGTTCAATTGAAGAATTAAGTGAAACAg gTACAATTGTAATGAGGATAAATGCAACAGATGCAGATGAACCAAATAACCCAAATTCCAAAATTGCTTTCAAGATCCTTTCCCAAAGCCCTAGTGCTGCATTCAGTATAGATAAGCATACTGGCGAGGTTCGAGTAGCAAAAATAAACCTTGACAGAGAG ACACAAAGTAGCTATTCTTTAGTGGTGGAAGCAAAAGACCGTGATGGTGCTTCAGATGGGAATGCTGCAACATCATCTTTAGAAATCAAGATTTTGGATGTCAATGACAATGTGCCTGTGGTTGAAAATAGCGCA TTTGAAGTAAGCATcgaagaaaacaaagcaaatgtggAAATTCTGCGAATAAAAGTAATTGACAAAGATGAAGAGTTTTCTGATAACTGGTTGGCGaacttttcatttgtttctggtAATGAAGGCGGCTTTTTTCATATAGTAACAGATAACCGAACAAATGAAGGAATTTTGACTGTTGTGAAG GAGCTGGattatgaaaaaatgcaaagcctgCACTTGGGCTTTGTTGTTACAAACAAAGCAGAATTCCACAAGTCAATTAAACACAGTTATAAAGCACAAAGAATTCCAATCAGAGTTCATGTGGTTAATGTGCAGGAAGGCCCTATATTCCCTGGTGGCACAAAAATTATTGAAGCAAGTGAGAACCTACAGATAAGACAAGTTATTGGACAGTATCAAGCCTATGATGAAGACACTGGAAAAATAGCAGAGCGCATTGT ATACATGAAAGGAAGAGATACAGCAAACTGGATCACAGTAGACACAGTCACAGCTGAAATCCGACTTGCCAAACAACTCGATTACGAATCGTCTCATGTAGTAAATGGTACCTACACTATCACCGTGTTGGGTGTAACTACTG atGTTCCTAGGAAAACGATCACCGGCACAGTCGTTATTCAAGTTAAAGATGAGAATGATAACTGCCCATTTATTGTGAATGCTGTGCAGACTGTGTGTTCAGATGCAAAATTAGTTAATGTTACAGCTAATGATTTGGATGGTTACCCAAACAGTGATCCCTTCAGCTTTACTGTCATTGATCAACCAGAAGGAACAGCAAAAAATTGGATAATTGCATCTGAAAATG gCACCAGCATACAGCTGGTACCACAAAACCTGAAGCTGGGCAGAACTGAAGTTCCCCTCCTGATAAAGGATTTCCAAGGGTTGAGCTGTGGTCAAACACAGTCTCTACAACTGACTGTTTGTAAGTGTACGGGTGACGGCGTATGCAAAGAGAAGATTGTTGGCACTAAGTCTGTGGGTCTGGGACCAGGAGCAATTGCACTAATCATCTTggcatttttacttttgctgc TTATTCCACTGTTACTGCTGCTGTGTCCCTGCGGCTCGAGAGCGAAGGGATTTGCTGTGATATCGGACTACAGCGAAGCGATGTTGCGTCAGTGGAACAGCGAAGGGGCAGCTCCTGAGGAGAAG TCAGTGCTAAGCCTCATCTCAGCCACCGCGCTGGGGAACTCAAAAGGAGCGACCGGCggagcagcagcggcagcgggAACAGCAggagcaacagcagcaggagcaggaatgAGTGGAGAGGAAACTgcggcaggaggaggcagctctgcctctcaTGTGAGAGAGCATCACAGCATGATCACCAAGGAAAGATGGGAAGAGCAAAGACATCTCCTTTCTGGTGCTGAATATGGAACCATGGCAGCTGGAGGGGTTGAAGGCATGGCAGGTATGGAAGGCAAGACAGTGGTGGCTGGAGGAGGAGTCAcagtgggagcagcaggagccatgaatgaagaatttttaagaGACTACTTCAATGAT AAAGCTATCTCTTTCGCGGACGAAGATGAAGCCCAAGCTGCAAGCGACTGTCTCCTCGTTTATTCCCAGGGAGAGTCAGGCTCCCCTCATGGCTCTGTCGGCTGCTGCAGCTTTATTGAGGGTGATCTTGATGACCATTTCCTTGATGATTTAGGAGACAAATTTAAGACTCTAGCAGAAATATGCATAGGCAGACAAATCAACATGAAAGATGGTAGCTCCAGGAATGAATCAGGTTTCGGTCTTAATGACACCAAGTCACGGTTCTTAGATCAGCAAAATGCTTCCAGCTCTGAACAAGCCTTTGCCTCAGGCAGCCGCTTCCAGCCCACCCCACCAGTGTACACGGGCAGAGGTGCAGGGGAAGACACGGTGTCCAAGGAGGTCGTCACAGAAACAACCTTTGCATCCCGGTCTGGGCAGCACGGCAACCAGTCCCTTCCCACAGCCCATGCAGAGACCAATTTCACCGTGATGGAAACATCCTACTCTGCGGGGGCTCCCGACTACTCAGCCGTTCGCTTTCTAGAGCCCCAGTTTAAGGAGAACGTAGTAGTGACAGAGAGAGTGCTGGCACCCGCGTCGAGCTTGCAGGGTATGGTGGAAATCCCCGACTTGCCGCACGGAAGTAATGTGGTGGTTACAGAGAGGATGGTGAAGTCAGAGGGCGCCAGAGCAGGAGCCCTGATGGTTCAGGATCTCCCTGACTCCCAGTATGTCGTGGTGAGGGAGCGGGAGAGGGTGCTTgtgcctgctgcagagcagggctcgCTCAGCTTCCCCGCGGTGGCGGAGGGGCGCAGCGTGGTGGTGAACGAAAGGGTGGTGACAGCCTCAGGGATGCAGGGCAGAGCCGAAGAGGCGGTGGGTGCTGGCTCGGGAAGGCAAGAGCATGCGTTGATCACAGACTCCTTGCTTAACCAGGGGGGCTCCAATATAGAGGGGACGTCTTCTGCCAGCGCCACGCTGAGCAAGTCTTCCAGGGTCACCAAATACAGCACGGTGCAGTACACTCGCTCGTAG